From a region of the Microbacterium sp. nov. GSS16 genome:
- a CDS encoding ROK family transcriptional regulator, whose product MNSSIDRRSAATAPPIVSGSFGGARGLRATGKVLPEQARSHNRSLVLQTLYHRGEMSRADLSRETGLTRVTISDLVGECIADGIVREIGVREAAGPGKPPIVIDIDRDGHQIIGVDLSGTDSFQGAVLNLDGEMLHRRTVSLPVDVGAEQAYAGVVRLVRELIADADRPVLGIGVGSPGIVRTDGTVLSAPNLSWSDLPLEQRMHEEFALPVLVRNDANAAVLAEYTFGAARSDLMLIRIGRGVGAGLIAGGQAIIGGRFAAGEIGHVVTGTDEGPLCACGNRGCLEAWVSVPHLQGMIDAEPARRAEILAQAGARLGIALAPIVAALDLSQVVLAGPRDLLAGDFVEAATRMLHARTLDGVFADVDIRLTEQADIVLRGAAVMVLSAQLGVS is encoded by the coding sequence GTGAACTCCTCCATTGATCGCCGATCGGCGGCGACGGCGCCTCCCATCGTCAGCGGATCGTTCGGCGGTGCTCGCGGACTGCGGGCGACAGGCAAGGTGCTGCCCGAGCAGGCGAGGTCGCACAACCGCTCGCTCGTGCTGCAGACGCTCTACCACCGCGGCGAGATGAGCCGCGCCGATCTCTCCCGCGAGACGGGTCTGACGCGCGTCACCATCTCCGACCTGGTGGGGGAGTGCATCGCCGACGGCATCGTCCGCGAGATCGGCGTGCGCGAGGCGGCGGGCCCCGGCAAGCCGCCGATCGTCATCGACATCGATCGCGACGGTCATCAGATCATCGGCGTCGACCTCTCGGGGACCGATTCGTTCCAGGGCGCCGTGCTGAACCTCGACGGCGAGATGCTGCACCGTCGCACCGTATCGCTTCCGGTCGACGTCGGCGCCGAGCAGGCGTACGCGGGAGTGGTGCGGCTCGTGCGCGAGCTCATCGCGGACGCGGATCGACCGGTGCTCGGCATAGGCGTGGGCAGCCCCGGCATCGTGCGCACGGACGGCACGGTGCTCAGCGCGCCGAACCTCAGCTGGAGCGATCTCCCGCTCGAGCAGCGCATGCACGAGGAGTTCGCGCTGCCGGTGCTGGTGCGCAACGACGCGAATGCGGCCGTGCTCGCCGAGTACACCTTCGGCGCCGCTCGATCCGACCTGATGCTCATCAGGATCGGGCGAGGCGTCGGCGCGGGACTCATCGCCGGAGGCCAGGCCATCATCGGCGGCCGCTTCGCCGCCGGTGAGATCGGCCACGTCGTCACCGGCACCGACGAGGGCCCGCTGTGCGCCTGCGGCAACCGCGGATGCCTCGAAGCCTGGGTCAGCGTCCCGCACCTGCAGGGCATGATCGACGCCGAGCCCGCGCGTCGCGCGGAGATCCTCGCGCAGGCCGGCGCACGGCTGGGCATCGCACTGGCGCCGATCGTCGCAGCGCTCGACCTGTCGCAGGTGGTGCTCGCCGGACCTCGCGACCTGCTCGCTGGCGACTTCGTCGAGGCCGCGACGCGCATGCTGCACGCGCGCACGCTCGACGGCGTCTTCGCCGACGTCGACATCCGGCTCACCGAGCAGGCGGACATCGTGCTCAGGGGGGCTGCGGTGATGGTCCTCTCGGCGCAGCTGGGCGTCTCGTGA